One genomic window of Halolamina sediminis includes the following:
- the smc gene encoding chromosome segregation protein SMC, which translates to MHIQELVLDDFKSFGRETHIPFYEDFTVITGPNGSGKSNIIDGVLFALGLARTRGIRAEKLTDLIYNPGGEGSDTDGPREASVTVVLDNSDGTLSRSQVTAAAGSENVGDVDEITVKRRVKETEDNYYSYYYLNGRSTNLSDIQDLLAQAGITPEGYNVVMQGDVTEIINMTPYQRRGIIDEIAGVAEFDEKKASAREELEIVEERIDEAELRIEEKESRLEQLADERETALEYQELREEREEYEGYLRAAELEDKREDLEGTEAKIETAETKLEEKQAALDEAEGKLSRLEAELDELDSEIERTGEDEQLRVKGEIEEVKGEIARLEDRIEASRERIEEAEAERRSAFVDIDRKEEEIEELEDEIRDLKVEKANVKSDIVSKESDLQEVETEIENVDTAFDELKAELEREKEALEALREEKNGKQREKDRLLDEARRRSNRVSDREDELQEVRDSLPDLRARVSNLRSELDKAEKNESTAASMVEELKGRKQELNGDISEVDEELRELRNEYAELEAKASDSGDTSWPRAVTAIKNAGKRGVHGPVGELASVPREYAEACETAAGGRLANVVVDDDGVGSDCIDYLKSRNAGRATFLPMTEMDDRSLPREPNDPGVVGFARELVDYDDRYSGIFSYVLGSTLVVEDMETARHFMGDFRMVTLDGDLVEKSGAMTGGSGGGSRYSFSKSGGGRLERLAEQIHDLEDERQSIQDDLDEVEADLTDARERKSAAAEKVREIETDVEDAEEDVTEAEARIEDIEDELAELREEREAVDEEMTELDEEIADLDERIVAAEASIEEIETEMADSKIPELSARAEEIREEIDELEDRSDDLDAELGDKRREKEYAEESLEDLHDTVEEAQNRKAELESDIEEFEAEIEEKEEVLEEKHEKVAELEEQLAELKEEREALKADVREARSERNDRQDEVDRVENRLDSLKRSAVALSEEISDLESQVGEYDADEIPPHDEVEAEIERLSEAMEELEPVNMLAIDEYDEVESDLDELREQREVLVEERDGIEDRIEGFEQQKKQTFMDAFEAIDEQFQRIFSRLSDGSGELVLEDPENPFEEGLTMKAQPADKPVQRLDAMSGGEKSLTALAFIFAIQRHNPAPFYALDEIDAFLDAVNAERVGEMVDDLAGDAQFVVVSHRSALLDRSERAIGVTMQEDNVSAVTGIDLAGGEGPEAEVATDDD; encoded by the coding sequence ATGCACATTCAGGAACTCGTTCTGGACGACTTCAAGAGCTTCGGGCGCGAGACCCACATCCCGTTTTACGAGGACTTCACCGTCATCACCGGCCCGAACGGCTCGGGAAAGTCCAACATCATCGACGGGGTGCTGTTCGCGCTGGGGCTCGCGCGAACGCGGGGGATCCGCGCGGAGAAGCTCACCGACCTGATCTACAACCCCGGCGGCGAGGGGAGCGACACCGACGGTCCGCGGGAGGCGTCGGTGACGGTCGTGCTGGACAACTCCGACGGCACCCTCAGCCGCTCGCAGGTGACCGCCGCCGCCGGCAGCGAGAACGTCGGCGACGTGGACGAGATCACGGTCAAGCGCCGGGTGAAAGAGACCGAGGACAACTACTACTCCTACTACTACCTCAACGGCCGATCGACGAACCTCTCGGACATTCAGGACCTGCTCGCACAGGCCGGCATCACCCCGGAGGGGTACAACGTCGTGATGCAGGGCGACGTGACCGAGATCATCAACATGACCCCCTACCAGCGTCGGGGGATCATCGACGAGATCGCGGGCGTCGCCGAGTTCGACGAGAAGAAAGCCTCCGCCCGCGAGGAGCTTGAGATCGTCGAGGAGCGCATCGACGAGGCCGAGCTCCGGATCGAGGAGAAGGAGTCGCGGTTGGAGCAACTGGCCGACGAGCGCGAGACCGCCCTCGAGTATCAGGAGCTCCGCGAGGAGCGCGAGGAGTACGAGGGCTACCTCCGGGCGGCCGAACTGGAGGACAAGCGCGAGGATCTCGAAGGGACCGAGGCGAAGATCGAGACCGCGGAGACGAAGCTCGAAGAGAAGCAGGCCGCACTCGACGAGGCCGAGGGGAAGCTGAGCCGGCTGGAGGCCGAACTCGACGAGCTCGATTCCGAGATCGAGCGTACCGGCGAGGACGAACAGCTCCGGGTGAAAGGCGAGATCGAGGAGGTCAAAGGCGAGATCGCCCGACTGGAGGACCGCATCGAGGCCAGCAGAGAGCGCATCGAGGAGGCAGAAGCCGAGCGCCGCAGCGCGTTCGTCGACATCGACCGGAAGGAAGAGGAGATCGAGGAACTGGAAGACGAGATCCGCGACCTGAAAGTCGAGAAGGCGAACGTCAAAAGCGACATCGTCTCGAAGGAGAGCGACCTCCAAGAGGTCGAGACGGAGATCGAGAACGTCGACACCGCGTTCGACGAACTCAAAGCCGAACTCGAACGCGAGAAGGAGGCACTGGAGGCGCTGCGCGAGGAGAAAAACGGAAAACAGCGCGAGAAGGACCGCCTGCTCGACGAGGCTCGGCGGCGCTCGAACCGCGTCAGCGACCGCGAGGACGAGCTCCAAGAGGTCCGGGACTCGCTGCCAGATCTCCGGGCACGCGTGTCGAACCTCCGCTCGGAGCTGGACAAAGCCGAGAAGAACGAATCCACCGCGGCGTCGATGGTCGAGGAGCTCAAGGGGCGCAAGCAGGAGCTCAACGGCGACATCTCCGAGGTGGACGAGGAGCTCCGCGAGCTGCGCAACGAGTACGCAGAACTCGAAGCCAAAGCGAGCGACAGCGGCGACACGTCGTGGCCCCGCGCCGTCACGGCGATCAAGAACGCCGGGAAACGCGGTGTCCACGGTCCCGTGGGCGAACTGGCGTCGGTCCCGCGTGAGTACGCCGAGGCGTGTGAGACCGCCGCCGGCGGCCGGCTCGCGAACGTCGTCGTCGACGACGACGGCGTGGGTTCGGACTGCATCGACTACCTGAAGTCGCGGAACGCGGGCCGGGCGACGTTCCTCCCGATGACGGAGATGGACGACCGCAGCCTCCCTCGGGAGCCGAACGACCCCGGCGTCGTCGGCTTCGCCCGCGAACTGGTGGACTATGACGACCGCTACTCGGGCATTTTCTCCTACGTCCTCGGCTCGACGCTGGTCGTCGAGGACATGGAGACCGCCCGCCACTTCATGGGCGACTTCCGGATGGTCACCCTCGACGGCGACCTCGTCGAGAAATCCGGCGCCATGACCGGCGGCTCCGGCGGCGGCTCGCGCTACTCGTTCTCGAAATCCGGCGGCGGCCGGCTCGAACGGCTGGCCGAGCAGATCCACGACCTCGAAGACGAGCGCCAGTCGATCCAGGACGACCTCGACGAGGTGGAGGCCGACCTCACCGACGCCCGCGAGCGCAAGAGCGCCGCGGCCGAGAAGGTTCGCGAGATCGAGACCGACGTGGAAGACGCCGAGGAGGACGTGACGGAGGCGGAGGCCCGGATCGAGGATATCGAGGACGAGCTCGCCGAACTCCGCGAGGAACGGGAGGCAGTCGACGAGGAGATGACCGAGCTCGACGAGGAGATCGCGGACCTCGACGAGCGGATCGTGGCCGCCGAGGCGTCCATCGAGGAGATCGAGACCGAGATGGCCGACTCGAAGATCCCCGAGCTCTCCGCGCGGGCCGAGGAGATCCGCGAGGAGATCGACGAGCTGGAGGACCGCAGCGACGACCTCGACGCCGAACTGGGAGACAAGCGACGCGAGAAGGAGTACGCCGAGGAGTCGCTCGAGGACCTCCACGACACCGTCGAGGAGGCCCAGAACCGGAAGGCCGAACTGGAGAGCGACATCGAGGAGTTCGAGGCGGAGATCGAGGAGAAGGAGGAAGTACTCGAGGAGAAACACGAGAAGGTCGCCGAACTCGAAGAGCAGCTCGCCGAGCTCAAAGAGGAGCGCGAGGCGCTCAAAGCCGACGTGCGCGAGGCCCGCAGCGAGCGCAACGACCGACAGGACGAGGTCGACCGCGTCGAGAACCGGCTCGACTCGCTCAAGCGCAGCGCGGTCGCGCTGAGCGAGGAGATCTCCGACCTCGAGAGTCAGGTCGGCGAGTACGACGCCGACGAGATCCCGCCCCACGACGAGGTCGAGGCGGAGATCGAGCGCCTGAGCGAGGCGATGGAAGAGCTGGAGCCGGTGAACATGCTCGCGATCGACGAGTACGACGAGGTCGAGTCGGACCTCGACGAGCTCCGTGAGCAGCGCGAGGTGCTAGTCGAGGAGCGCGACGGGATCGAGGATCGCATCGAGGGGTTCGAACAGCAGAAGAAACAGACGTTCATGGACGCCTTCGAGGCGATCGACGAGCAGTTCCAGCGCATCTTCTCCCGGCTCTCCGACGGGTCGGGCGAGCTCGTGCTCGAAGATCCCGAGAACCCGTTCGAGGAGGGGCTGACGATGAAGGCCCAGCCCGCGGACAAGCCCGTCCAGCGGCTGGACGCGATGAGCGGCGGGGAGAAGTCCCTGACCGCGCTCGCCTTCATCTTCGCGATCCAGCGGCACAACCCCGCGCCGTTCTACGCGCTGGACGAAATCGACGCGTTCCTCGACGCGGTCAACGCCGAGCGCGTCGGCGAGATGGTCGACGACCTCGCGGGCGACGCGCAGTTCGTCGTCGTCAGCCACCGCTCGGCGCTGCTGGACCGCTCCGAGCGCGCGATCGGTGTCACGATGCAGGAGGACAACGTCTCCGCAGTCACGGGGATCGACCTCGCCGGCGGGGAGGGTCCCGAGGCGGAGGTGGCGACCGATGACGACTAG
- a CDS encoding DUF7518 family protein: MSNRGEDLESQVAELQAAVDGLTEELVETKERVRQLEETTDALEADESEPEGQTTAEQQAQARGAERRDAEFVAEGDDGAEEAAAEEEESDDDDGDDIIVA, encoded by the coding sequence ATGAGCAACCGAGGCGAGGATCTCGAGTCGCAGGTGGCGGAGCTACAGGCAGCGGTCGACGGGCTGACCGAGGAACTCGTGGAGACCAAAGAGCGCGTCCGGCAGCTCGAGGAGACGACCGACGCCCTCGAAGCCGACGAGAGCGAGCCGGAGGGGCAGACGACCGCCGAACAGCAGGCGCAGGCTCGCGGCGCCGAGCGCCGCGACGCCGAGTTCGTCGCCGAGGGGGACGACGGCGCCGAGGAGGCCGCCGCCGAGGAGGAGGAATCCGACGACGACGACGGCGACGACATCATCGTCGCCTGA